CTCGGTATGAACTTTGTCCATTAGTGTAATTATTACAGAactgaatgtgaatattttacaaCCATTTAAAACAATGACTGCAACACTCcaaatcttaaaaacaaaaagtacaagCTTCCtcaatttacatttcttttttttttgctattttttataacaaaatgtaaaaaatatttcatgtttgttttaaacattttacaatCTTTGTACAAGTTTACCAAATAATGAAGGAAACAAAATAGATAAAACACCAGGGGTGGGGCTTTCACCTTTTTTTGAGGTTATggctgaagaagaaaatatatttaaaaaaaaaaagacaaaaatattgaaaagaTGGCTTTGGAGACATGCACTCTCAAACTAGCCTTTACAGTCTTGATGAAGAAATATCCCTCTGGCCAAAATGAACATAGAGGGGAAGCCTTAAAAAAGGTAGAAAAGGggactatgtttttttttaagtattcaattaataaataacatactataaaaacattataaaaagaCAATCGGTAAGAAGACATAACAGGTATGTGATGGAAATCTTTTAGTTTCCTCATGATTTCAAGACAATGACttcctttaaaaacagtaaTCAGGTCCCATCATCACATTTCATTtgagtaaagaataaaacaaaaaaaaaaaaacaaaaaaaaacaacttatctACACtttgctgtaattttttttctcacattttgcaAGCTTTTCAAGCCTCTCATTATTGCCccactgtaaaatgaaaaattcattTATCTCACCAGTACATTTCTCTGCTGTCACACCGAAGCCCATTTAAAAACGTTGggtgagtttttaaaaaaaaaaattattcaataCTTTATGTAACAAGATGGATGTTTGTGATGTCAAGCACAATGTACATAATAACATCTCCTGATCAGGAACTCATTTGGGTAACGGTGGCAGTGGTGGAGGCGGTTCtgaagggaggggtgggggtctGGGGTTGTTCCCTCTGGAGCCACTGCTGTACCTAAAGTCCCCATATTGGGATCTATAGTCAAACATGGACGGCTGGGACGGCTGGACCCCTTGTGCGCTCAGAAGAGAGTTTAGCATTTCAAAAGTGTCCTGGTACTCATTTGACTGGGCTCCGCCCGCCGCACCATGCCCATTAGTGTCTGTCTTGTCACTTTTGGAGTGCGAAAAGCTCCCTTGGTGGTGGGGAAGGCCCAGAGCAGGAAGAATGTCAGGACCGTGCCCCAGAGTTTGCCCAGATGAGGAAGACAGGGACGGTAGCTGGTAGGGATTCCTAGAGGACTTGCTGACTTTTGAGGCAGCGTGAGAGCCTGCTGTGCCATCCTGGGAGTGTGTCCTCTTGCGTGAtgcagaagaggatgaagagctTGTTCTAGAGGAGTCACTAGGGACTTTTTTGCTGCTTCCTACTGCCCCACTGGAGCTAGATGAATGTTTATGTGAAGAGGAAAGGGAGGCACTgctagaggaggaggagtggtggtggtggtgatgatgatggtggtgatgattaGACCGTTCCCTGTGCTTGTCCCTGCTCTTGCCCTCCTCTCCCGAACTCCCCCTTTGCTTCTCAGGCACTCGTATTCGGACTTTGATGTCCTGATCTTGACCTcgggtgctgctgctgtgcccACTGCCTCCTCCCCCTGCCACGGGGAAACGCATTTTCAGAGAGCTCCTGTCGTGCCTCTCCTTCTCCAAGGGGATTTTCAGAATAATGGGCGAAGGGCTGGACatgtcagaggaggaggtgctggaCTGCtggtgatgatgctgctgctgcttctccttcctctgctgctgaccAATGAGAGCCTGGGCAGCATTAGCATAGTCCCTCTTCACACTGGCCTCCATGttctccagcttcctcttctgGGCAGCCAGGACATCTGCATTCTTGGCACGGTACTCGCTTAGTGATACTTTAGCCGGGGCATGGACCTCATGGTTGggcggctgctgctgttgttgctgctgctgctgctgctgctgctgttgttgctgctcagaTCCAGCCTGACCTTTTCCACTCCAAGTCTGAGCGCTGCCAGAGGCTCCCCTCTCCTTATCACCCatggatgaggaagaagaggcagaTGGCGGAGCTGAGAGGCTCATCAGACCTGCCACAGTACTCTCAGATGAAGCCATAGAGATCATACTCATCATGGTGTCCCTCTGGTCACCCTCCTCTTGGACCTTTGGCTTGACTTTGGGTGTTTGACCTCCAGCCTTGAAGGCAAGAAAACCGACAATAACTGTTAAGTGAGTCAATTAAAAATGCCCACAGGATGCAGGATGACTTTGCTGTGCTCTGTAGGTTACAAAGGAccaatggggggaaaaaaaagatgtaccTTCCAATTGCGAATCCGTTTCAAGCGGCTGGGTGTTTTTTCCAGAATCTGCAGGAACTCATGTGTGAGCTCTGAGGGAAGTTACATGTTATAGTTTAATGTTATTAATCCCCAACATTTATCATATTACCCTCTAGCGGTTGTAAGACCTTAAGGTCCTtctcaaacacatttttcctgCTTGTATTACCAGGTCCTTTGCAGCACATACCATCCAGCAGTTCCAGGGTGACTGTGGGATCAACATACTCCCACCAGTGTTTGCCGTCTGTAGACACGGGGATCTCCCAGTTGGACCATTTGCAGGCGAGGTGGATGCACACGCAGGCCACAACTGGTGGACTATACTGCAGGCAGAACGTGGTCAAGTGCAGACTACGTGGCAGGATATGTcccagaagaaagaaaaaacagaaacaggaggagaaagaacaGACATTCAGTATATTGAGTTTGACGATTATACTAAATACACTCAAAAGATATGAAAAAATGCTCCACCATTTTATTCTTCATATCAAAAGACACAATAGCTAATGTTTTACAGTAAACTGTAAATATACCTGTTTGTAGCCATAAAGTATGATGTTTGAGCCAAATCCTTACTCGCtggaacaacaacagaacaaagaaaTACACTTAAAACCTGCAATTTAATAAACGAATGAGCTGGCTTAAAATCATGCTGAATTATCAAAACAGAACTTCACAAAATCGAAGAGTTGATACTCACCTCTGACGAGCTGAGTGCACTTGACAACATGAGTATGTGGATGGTCAATGGTGATTTCAAAAGCTGCAATAAAAAGGGGACAAAAATAGGCAGagtttaataaagaaaaagaatataAGCACCAGACAGTAGTATCTAATCAGATTTCCATGATAAagattttttcccccattctgTAGTAATCACTAACAAAGGTCCctgaaaatcagaaaatgaatACTGTTACTAAATGTTGCAAAGGATGTAGTTTGCGTGGGGTCTTCTGATAACATCCTGGacaacatgaaaatgttaactgttgaatgtgaaaaacattaatgGCATGTCAGTTAAGTTTACAACTTATTTCTGGACTCTTGTTCTGGTGCATGACAGTGAATTCAATCGAAGCCAATGTTATTTTCTTCAACTCCAAGCTTGAAAACATGGCATAGGATTAAGCAATCTGTAGCGAACATACTAAAAGCCACTGTTCATGATAATGCAGCAAGTCATCACACAGACCTACTACAAATGGCTAAaaaatatgaaggaaaaaaggaaatgtgaggTGTTAAGGacataaaacaaaagaggaaaaacggCTAATTTAACGCCGGGTAAAGCGATGCTAATATGaagcatgagtgtgtgtcactTTCCAGTGCGTCTAACCACTTATGGGGTTTCtgtggacaaaaataaaaacaggttaGCACTATTTTTATAATCACGTGTTTCTGGAGGGAAATCAAGGGACCCGGGTCTTCCTTCCCAACTTACCCAAGGTCTGGAGTATTATGCTCTCAAGAATGACCAGGTCTTGGGCTTGTTGCAGGTAGGCCTGAGGTTGAGAGGACAGGCACGTTACTCACTGGGCGCCCTCTATCCGTTGTCAAACAAGAACAACTGGACACACTATGTGATGTCTGACCATTCATACGAATGGATCTCTACGTTAAAAATAAAAGGTCCGGTTGCTGATGTTCAAACATATTAAACCTACCTTTCTTGCAGGGATGACTTAAGCTACGTAGCAAGTACAGATGCTTTTGTTTTACAACTAGTAGACATCACATTACCTGCATGACTGAAAACCtacacagacactgaaatgcATTTCGTCTTTTGACCCACGTATCATGCAACATCGACATATGAGGTAATAAAAGCTCATTATTAAACACCTCATCATGTAGTTGTACCCAGTTCAAATGCAATGTGAAACACAAgcatacaaaaagaaaattaaaatagcTGGTAACCTTATTCCAAGATAGATTAGATTTTAAAACATCAGGAGAAGTGAAATGTGATGACAAGTGTCACAAATTGGAGCAATGAAAAAGTCAGTGGCTGACTCAAATCAAATGTCAAAGTGTGCATCTACAAAGAAAAGTTTAAATCCAAATTGTTGTTTCTGAACGACCACACATACAAAAACCAGTACAATTAGTAAACCAATAATAATCTGCACAAATTACACTTACATTTCACAGTAACTGAACTGTATTATTGCAGGGATCCCCTATCATGTAAACACATTAGTGACAAGGAAAAAATGCGAGTATTTTTCACTTACATCACTGCGTACATCAGGTGAAGGGTCCTGAGGATTGAGGCATGCATGAGCCACTTTGATAACATGTTCCAGCTTTCGGGGCTGTTCCTCAACCTTAGCTGCAAGGaagagagctgcaggagcaaTAACCTGGCATGGGGAAACCAAAATAAAGTTCATAGGATGGCAGATTAACATATTGAAAGTAACATCAGGAGTTTCAGGTGACCATGACAAACATTACTTACATTTCTGTGAAATCTGGTGAAAGACTGGACCATGTAGAATCGATGCATGTACACAATAGCTGTATTAATTGTAAGTTGGGACCTGATGTATTGCAGTTAAGGACAATGTGGTAAATAGCACTAAAACACTTGCGATTGTGTAATGGGGTTATGACTTGAATAATTAGTTTCAACGTGAAATAACATAACTGAAGAGTTTCAATTTAGCTAATAACTCATAAAAATAAGCATTACATTAGTCTGTTATCACATCAGTGGCAGAACAACAAGTTGAAGCTCCAGCTAGCTTCACATCAAACTGAGGTTAGCCGGAAGCagttattataaataaaatattgaggGGTTGACCCTAAACGTGTAACTCGTTAAACATTTAGACTAAAAACACAATGTTCCTAGACATATAACACACTCTGCTACTCTACAGATTTTCTTCATAAGCATTTACAGCAAGAGGtgaagctaatgctaacgtcCTGAAGGCCCGCCGACCACAGGCCTTCACGGCCCCGGTTCAGCCTGCTACGCCGCTCGGAGGTAACGTTAGCAAGCTATCGTAGACACGACAAACCACCACACGATACAGATgggaaacacaacaacaaactacTGGCCTTCGAACgaaacacaataacaaacacCGGCGGCGCTCTCAGCCGAACCGGCTTCACGAGAAGCTAAACCTCgctagctaacaagctaacgtAGGCTAGGTGAGACGCAAGTCGACCCACGACAAAAGATACACATTGAGCCGCTGTCCCATGTCCTGGAGCAGATTCGCTGCCTGTTGTCTGTAGGACAGTTCCTTGTCGGGATCAAGTCCAGCTCGCCGAGATGGGCTGTTGTCGATCTGTTGTCGGGTGTAGTACCATTTGTTATTACAGCTTGCAGGGAGAGAACGAAACGAAGCCGCCATCACTAAGAAGGACGAGAGTTTAAAATTTCTGCGCGTCACAGGAACATACGTCACATcgagagtgggggggtgggggtggggggggggtcgggaGGATTGTAATTCCGTTGGTGACCAGCAGGCGGCACTAAAACTCccccacagttttttttcctggcacCCCAAAGCCCTTGCAAATGATTTATCCCAAAAAATTACTTCTTGTCAAGAAATTGgattacaagtaaaaaaaaaaaaatgaataatgaaaaaaaaagtcaatagcAAGAGATTTATCCAGATAATTTTgttgtaacatttgtttttgtttttttaaattactgttaAATATGTGCTCTTTGGTTTTTATAGTGTTtgcaatataaaacaaaaacttttatataataaatctttttattaTCTTAGAAATAGCTAATGTCCACAATGTTCATTTTATTACACAACAGAAAATCAACTTTTCATTAATGAAATACAACAGTACAATCGAGGCATAGTAATCTACCAGCCCCAAAACATTAAAGAATATGTGTAAATTATTCAATAATTTATATGAACTATTAAAGCCTTACTTGTTTAATTGAACTTCAACCCCTggaacatttcatttcattgtttattagttttgtaatttaaaaaaaaaagtcacaatagtatcacaaaaagaagaaaataccaTTTTACCACAACTTTATGTTCCCACTAGACAATCTGACCAAATTTTATTTGACACTTGCTATGATACACTTTCATGTCTTCTGTTGCTGGTGCTGAAAACACTTTGTATGAAGTCATAGGTTAGAAAGCCGTCACCTTTTTATATCTGGGTCCACAACAATTTAATGGCATGTACAGTCCCTGTTAAGTCTAAAGTCTTCATAAGCAATCTGCAAGTCAGTTACAAGTCTTTCCAGGTCTCTGCATGCTAGTACATAAAACACCATTAGAACACTGAGACCAATTTTGATTAATGCATTGGCtggaaaattaaataatttagttTGTGAGAATGTGCAAAGCTTATCTTCAGATGTCAAACTACTTTCTTAATGTTCCTGGATCTCATCAGGTCAAAACATGACACCAGAATGTTTCTGTATTAAGTTTCAAATAGTCAAGTATAAGTAAAGTCTATATGTCCTACATTTTGTGATCTCAAGTGTAAAGCTCTGTGAGTACTTAACAGAGGCCAAATCAATAATATTGAGTGCAGTGCATTATCCCAAAACAAGAACTTAAAATTTGTAAAGTGCCATGCCATAAAATTGTCTGAGGAGCTGGAGTActgagcttttgtttttgcttttgtgtaaCTTTACTTGTATAGCTCACCACTAATTCAGTGTCCAAATCAAGAATCATGATGACATTGTACATGTATGGCATTTCATGTGGCAAAAGCAGtcaaaaattatatttcaatattgTATAATAACCCTCAGACttgaaaagaaatattattATACCTCATTCTAATttaattaatgataatgaacataaaaaaatatattcaaattaaatttttgatGACTGTGAGTTTCAATAGCTAAGatatcaaatcaaaacactCCAGTCTTACTTTTGATAGTCATAGCACTGAGGAAAACTGTGACTTAAGTGACTTGTTTCCCTGAGACTGCACGTACATAATGAATAACTGAGTTCACTTAAATGAGTCAGCGACTCTCTATAGCAAAGTCCAAGTGCTTACAATAAAGTCACAGAGAGTAAAAACAAGATATAAACGAAGCTGatatcaaaaaaatcaaaaacaatttatttcaaatcacaaaatgttagaaaatggACAGATAACTGAAGCAGTGTACCAATGGAAtcccaaaaagaaaacaagaaaataacaggCCATCTGATAAATCAAAAGTACAATTAAACATACTATTAAATACAAATAAGTGAGTTACATCATTTAAAAGgaacattaaaatattcaacTGCATTACCTCTGATAAATATAGATTTTACTTTCAATTGTCATAAGCaagatatttttttactgttcaactcaacacattttacacattttctgtttcaccCGCTGAAATCTTCCATTTTCCTTGTTGGAGATGCTACTCTCCGGGTtttgtttctattcttattCTCTTTGAACAAGAAAAAGCCGTCTCACTGGTTTCTGATCTGTTGatctttattcttctttcttttcctaaTTTCATCCTGATTTGAACAAACTTGTATCAAGCAAACTTGCATACATGACCAAACTTGTTACTTAATTTTACACTTCTTGCAGCTACTCCACAGTAAATGTATTCCCTCCCTCAACTTACTCGCATCTTCAGTTTGATTTGTGAAATTTCAAGTGGTTTTATGCAGTAAGCTGGaaggcttttactgtgaagcagctgcaggaagttgCTCGACTCACCACCAATGGCCAACTATTACTTTGATAAAGAGTCAATAAATGTGCAGTTAAGATGAGCAAATCAGAAAAACAGTATGAGTCCTATTTGTCAGATGAGCAGTAACAACAGGAAAGATGAGTAAGACAAAACTAGCATCTTCTACATTACACAGGAGCTCACACAGCCCACAGCCCAATAACTCCTATATAAAAGCAGGGAAATGAAAAGAATTGTCTCTCAggagtgagaaaatgaaaacagacaaatcaaattttttttttttcagatttataaTATCCACTAACTTCAGGCTCAGTAAATAATTgaaacctttttctttccttgtttttcaAACCATTTAAACAATTTAACTCACCcatttgtctttgtatttaaCTATACTTTTGATATATAGGAATCCTATTAGTGATATTTGTCCTCTTCGGGGATCGTTGTTGTACAGCCATGAAAATGCTTTACAAAAAAAGCGAACTCTAAAACAGTATTTACACTTTCCCAAATCTTTCAGCGcgcttcattttttttgcctgtggaaaaacaaaaagaaaacatttacattattaggctccctctcttttttcatttccaccATTCATTCCCTCTGGTCTTTTTTATAACACTCTACATTGTGATAAAATATAACTGACCACTAATGTCTGA
The genomic region above belongs to Seriola aureovittata isolate HTS-2021-v1 ecotype China chromosome 9, ASM2101889v1, whole genome shotgun sequence and contains:
- the ccnt1 gene encoding cyclin-T1 isoform X2, giving the protein MAASFRSLPASCNNKWYYTRQQIDNSPSRRAGLDPDKELSYRQQAANLLQDMGQRLNVSQLTINTAIVYMHRFYMVQSFTRFHRNVIAPAALFLAAKVEEQPRKLEHVIKVAHACLNPQDPSPDVRSDAYLQQAQDLVILESIILQTLAFEITIDHPHTHVVKCTQLVRASKDLAQTSYFMATNSLHLTTFCLQYSPPVVACVCIHLACKWSNWEIPVSTDGKHWWEYVDPTVTLELLDELTHEFLQILEKTPSRLKRIRNWKAGGQTPKVKPKVQEEGDQRDTMMSMISMASSESTVAGLMSLSAPPSASSSSSMGDKERGASGSAQTWSGKGQAGSEQQQQQQQQQQQQQQQQPPNHEVHAPAKVSLSEYRAKNADVLAAQKRKLENMEASVKRDYANAAQALIGQQQRKEKQQQHHHQQSSTSSSDMSSPSPIILKIPLEKERHDRSSLKMRFPVAGGGGSGHSSSTRGQDQDIKVRIRVPEKQRGSSGEEGKSRDKHRERSNHHHHHHHHHHHSSSSSSASLSSSHKHSSSSSGAVGSSKKVPSDSSRTSSSSSSASRKRTHSQDGTAGSHAASKVSKSSRNPYQLPSLSSSSGQTLGHGPDILPALGLPHHQGSFSHSKSDKTDTNGHGAAGGAQSNEYQDTFEMLNSLLSAQGVQPSQPSMFDYRSQYGDFRYSSGSRGNNPRPPPLPSEPPPPLPPLPK
- the ccnt1 gene encoding cyclin-T1 isoform X1 — protein: MAASFRSLPASCNNKWYYTRQQIDNSPSRRAGLDPDKELSYRQQAANLLQDMGQRLNVSQLTINTAIVYMHRFYMVQSFTRFHRNVIAPAALFLAAKVEEQPRKLEHVIKVAHACLNPQDPSPDVRSDAYLQQAQDLVILESIILQTLAFEITIDHPHTHVVKCTQLVRVVPASKDLAQTSYFMATNSLHLTTFCLQYSPPVVACVCIHLACKWSNWEIPVSTDGKHWWEYVDPTVTLELLDELTHEFLQILEKTPSRLKRIRNWKAGGQTPKVKPKVQEEGDQRDTMMSMISMASSESTVAGLMSLSAPPSASSSSSMGDKERGASGSAQTWSGKGQAGSEQQQQQQQQQQQQQQQQPPNHEVHAPAKVSLSEYRAKNADVLAAQKRKLENMEASVKRDYANAAQALIGQQQRKEKQQQHHHQQSSTSSSDMSSPSPIILKIPLEKERHDRSSLKMRFPVAGGGGSGHSSSTRGQDQDIKVRIRVPEKQRGSSGEEGKSRDKHRERSNHHHHHHHHHHHSSSSSSASLSSSHKHSSSSSGAVGSSKKVPSDSSRTSSSSSSASRKRTHSQDGTAGSHAASKVSKSSRNPYQLPSLSSSSGQTLGHGPDILPALGLPHHQGSFSHSKSDKTDTNGHGAAGGAQSNEYQDTFEMLNSLLSAQGVQPSQPSMFDYRSQYGDFRYSSGSRGNNPRPPPLPSEPPPPLPPLPK